CCGGGCTGTTCACGTTCGCGCCGTTGCTGATGGCGGCCCGGTTCCTGCCGTTCACGGTGCAGGCGGTCGCGCTCGCGGCGTCGGTGGTTCCGCACGGCAACCAGTGGGTCGACGTCGTGACGGACACGCTCTCGCAGCGCCCGGCCCCGATGGCGGCGCTGCTGCATGGCGTGCTGTTCGGCCGGATCGCGCCGCCGAAGTCGGTGCGCCGCAAGATCACCACGCGCGCGCTGGTGATCGGCCACGAGGGCGACCCGATCCACCCGTTCGGCGACGCGGACACCCTCGCCGCCGACATGCCGGACGCGGAGTTCGTCCAGGCCCGCAGCCCGGTCGAGCTCAGGCTCGACCCGACCCGGCTGTCGGACGCGATCCGGGACTTCGCCGCGAGCTGCTACTGAACGCGCTTTGAGATGCGGGCCGCGATGCCGTCGAGGACGAAGCCGAGGCCGATGCGGAAGGTCTGGTCGGCGTCCAGGTGGGGGCCGTCGCGCACCATCGTGGCCAGCGCCGGGAACCTGCCGGTGGCGAAGGTCCGCTCCAGATAGGGCCCGAAGGTGGCCTGCCACTGCCTCTTGTCCATCCCGGAGACCCGCTCGGCACGCCGTTCGGTGATCTCGCGGCGTACCGCGCCGGTCACGTACGCGGTGACCGCGGCGACCCCCGGCACGACCGTGTCCAGGTCGACGCCGTCCATCGCGGCCAGCACCGCCTCTCCCCCGGCCATGGTGTTCGGCCCGAGCTGCGGCCGGCCGCCGAGCAGGTCGGCGAGCCATTCGTGCCGGTGCGCCGCTTTCCGGGTGGCTTCGGCGAGGGAACACAGCACCTCCCGCCACCCGTCGCCGACCGGCCGGATCTCGGCGTAGACCGCGTCGACCATCAGGTCGAGCAGCTCTTCCTTGGTGGCGATGTAGCCGTACAGCCGCATCGGGCCGACGTCCAGCGCGGCGGCGACCTTGCGTAGCGACACCGCGTCCAGGCCGTCCGCGTCGGCCAGCCGGATCGCCGCCCCGACGATCCGCTCGCGGCTCAGCGAGGCCGGTACCGGCCGATCCGGCGGCTCCGGCCGCTCCCACACCAACATGCCGGTGACGATACAACGCCTGTCGCGATACACTGTATTTGTCAATACACTGTATCGAAGGGGGAACCATGACGATCGCCATCGTCGGCGGCGGGATGGGCGGCCTGACCCTCGCCCGGGTGCTGCACGTGAACGGCATCGAAGCCGTCGTGTACGAACGGGACTCTTCGCGTACCGCTCGCGATCAGGGCAGCATGCTCGACATCCACTCCGGGCAGCGGGCACTGCGCGAGGCCGGTCTGCTCGAGGAGTTCTTCGCGATCGCCCGCGGCGAGGGCCAGGACATGCGGCTGCTCGAGCCGGACGGCACCCTGCTGCACCAGGAGGACACGCCCGACGACGCCCCGCTCTTGCGCCCGGAGGTGGACCGCGCCGATCTGCGCGACCTGCTGCTGGACTCTCTTCCCGAGGACACGGTGCGCTGGGGGCACGTGTTCAAGTCCGCCGGCGACGGCCGGCTGCACTTCGCCGACGGGAGCAGTGCGCCGTACGACCTGCTGGTCGGCGCGGACGGCGCGCAGTCCCGGGTCCGCCCGCTGCTCACCGACGTCCGCCCGGCACCCATCGGCAAGAACGTCGTCGAGATCGGCATCCCGGACATCGACCGCACGCACCCGGACCTGGCGGCGATGGTCGGGCGCGGCACCTACTGGGTGGTGGGCAACGGAATTTCCCTGGCGGCGCAACGCAACGGCGACGGCCGCGTCCGCATCGGCGTCAGCTTCACCAACACCGCCGAAGACTGGTTCGCCACCAGCGGGATCCCCTTCGACGACCCGGCCGCCGCCCGGGCGCGGCTGATCGAACTGCTCCCGGGCTGGGACCCGCGGATCACGGCGCTGATCGCCGCCTGCGACGACCGGGTCGTGCCACGGTCGATGACCACGCTCCCGGCCGGCCTGACCTGGCCGTCGAGGCCGGACGTCACGCTGCTCGGCGACGCCGCGCACCTGATGCCGGCGGTGGGAGAAGGCGCGAACATGGCAATGCTCGACGGCGCCTCACTCGGCCTGGCCCTCGCCGCGCACCCGGACGACTTCGCCACCGCCGTCGAAGAGTACGAACGCGAGATGTTCGAACGCGCCGGCGCCGCCGCCCGCAGGTCCGAGGACATGCACGAACTCATGATGTCCCCGGACGCCGCCCGGAAACTGCAGGCGTTCTTCCAGCCGAGCTGAAACCCGGAACTCGCGTGATTGAGCCCGGAACTCGCGTGATTGAAGACGTGACTCGCGTGATCAGCGGGGCATCACGTGTGATCAGCAGGGGCCAGTGCGGCGACCGGGCCGATCACGATCACCGCGGGTGGGCGGACGGACGCGGCCGCCGCGTCCGCCGCCACCTTGTCCAATGTGGACCGGAGGGTGCGCTGGGTGCGCATCGTGCCGTCCTCGACGATCGCCACCGGGGTGTCCGCCGGGCGGCCGCCGTCCAGGAGGGCCTTCGCGAACTGCGGGAGCCGCTCCACGCCCATCATCAGCACGATCGTGCCGCGCATCCGGGCCAGCAGGTCCCAGTCGACCAGGGACCGGTCGTCGCCGGGGGCGACGTGGCCGGAGACCACCACCACCTCGTGGGCGACGCCGCGGTGGGTCACCGGGACGTCGGCGGCCGCGGGCACCGCGAACGCGCTCGTGATGCCCGGGACCATCGTCACCGGGACGCCCGCTTCGGCGCAGGCCAGCACCTCTTCGAAGCCGCGGCCGAACAGGTACGGGTCGCCGCCCTTGAGCCGGACGACGAACTTGCCCTCCTTGGCGCGCTCGATGAGCGTGCTGTTGATGACGTCCTGGCTGGCCGCGCGGCCGTACGGGATCTTCGCCGCGTCGACGATCTCCACCTCCGGCGCGAGTTCGCCGAGCAGCTCGCGCGGTGCCAGCCGGTCGACCACGACGACGTCCGCGCGCGACAGGAGCCGCCGTCCGCGGACCGTGATCAGCTCCGGGTCGCCCGGGCCGCCGCCGACCAGCGCGACCCCGGGCAGGCTGCCCTCCGGGTGGGGCCGGCGGCCGTCCTCGATCGTGCCGTTGTGCAGGCCGTCGAGCATCGAGTCGCGGACCGCGGCCGAGCGCAGCGGCTCGCCGCCGGAGAGGACGCCGAACAGCAGGCCACCGTGCCGCCCGGACGCCGGGGTCACCGCGCTGCCCGACTCGCCTTCGTCGGCGCGGACGCAGAACACCCGCTCGCGCTCGGCCTCGGCACAGACGGCCGCGTTCACGTCTGGGTCGTTCGTGCAGGCCAGCGCGTACCAAGCAGCGCGAAGATCGCCCTCGGCGTAAGGGCGTTCGTGCCAGACCAGCTCGCCCGCGTCCACCATTCCCTGCACCGACGGCGTGGTGTGCGGCGACACCAGTTCGACGCGGGCCCCCGCGCTGATCAGCCGGGGCAGCCGGCGTTGGGCCACGGTGCCGCCGCCGATCATCACGACGCGGCGGCCGGTGAGCTGGAGGCCGGAGAGGTAGTGCGGGTCGTCCATGGCCGGGAGTCTATTTAGGGTTCACGCCCACGACAGCCCAGCGTGGGTCACGCCACCCGGAAGACCGGCCCGCGCGCCACGAACGGCAGCCGCGCACCCCGCGGCACCAGGTACGCGTGCTCGCGGCGCGGCCGGACGTGGTCGCACTGGGCGTCGGTGATGATCAGGATCGGGCCATCGGCCGGGAAGTCGTCCGCCCGCTGCAGCAGGTCGACGCCCGGCTGCAGGATCGTGCCACCGCGGCCGCGCACCTTGACCCGGCCCGCGATGTCCTCCACCGCGAGGTACCCGGCGTCGTAGGCGACGGCGTCGCAGAACACCACGCGCGCCGCCGGGACGTCCCGGGCCAGCGCGTACGACGCGATCGCCCCCAGGGCCTTGCCCAGCAGCTCGGCGTTCATCGACCCCGACGTGTCCAGCACGACGCCGAAGGTGACGCGCCGATCGAGCCGTTCCGGGCGGACGCGGCCCGGGCGCGGGATGTCCGGGGTCGCCGACTGGCGGCGCGACGCCCGCGCGTAGCTGCGCACCGGCAGTTCGACGCGGACGTGCTCGTCGAACCAGCGGGCCAGCTGCGCGTCCCACGGCAGCGGCGGGTGATCCAGGGCCCGGATCTCCTGCTCCAGTCCGGCCGGCAGGAGCCCGCGGCCCCGGGCGTGGTGGTATTCGAGCCCCTGGGTGAGCGCCCGGCGGTAGAACTCGTCGAGGTCGACGCCGCCGGCCCGGTCGCCGTCGCGCCACGGCAGCGGCCGGGTGTCCCGCTTCGACGACCGGCGCTGCGCC
This window of the Amycolatopsis balhimycina FH 1894 genome carries:
- a CDS encoding TetR/AcrR family transcriptional regulator codes for the protein MLVWERPEPPDRPVPASLSRERIVGAAIRLADADGLDAVSLRKVAAALDVGPMRLYGYIATKEELLDLMVDAVYAEIRPVGDGWREVLCSLAEATRKAAHRHEWLADLLGGRPQLGPNTMAGGEAVLAAMDGVDLDTVVPGVAAVTAYVTGAVRREITERRAERVSGMDKRQWQATFGPYLERTFATGRFPALATMVRDGPHLDADQTFRIGLGFVLDGIAARISKRVQ
- a CDS encoding FAD-dependent oxidoreductase, which gives rise to MTIAIVGGGMGGLTLARVLHVNGIEAVVYERDSSRTARDQGSMLDIHSGQRALREAGLLEEFFAIARGEGQDMRLLEPDGTLLHQEDTPDDAPLLRPEVDRADLRDLLLDSLPEDTVRWGHVFKSAGDGRLHFADGSSAPYDLLVGADGAQSRVRPLLTDVRPAPIGKNVVEIGIPDIDRTHPDLAAMVGRGTYWVVGNGISLAAQRNGDGRVRIGVSFTNTAEDWFATSGIPFDDPAAARARLIELLPGWDPRITALIAACDDRVVPRSMTTLPAGLTWPSRPDVTLLGDAAHLMPAVGEGANMAMLDGASLGLALAAHPDDFATAVEEYEREMFERAGAAARRSEDMHELMMSPDAARKLQAFFQPS
- the cobA gene encoding uroporphyrinogen-III C-methyltransferase, whose protein sequence is MDDPHYLSGLQLTGRRVVMIGGGTVAQRRLPRLISAGARVELVSPHTTPSVQGMVDAGELVWHERPYAEGDLRAAWYALACTNDPDVNAAVCAEAERERVFCVRADEGESGSAVTPASGRHGGLLFGVLSGGEPLRSAAVRDSMLDGLHNGTIEDGRRPHPEGSLPGVALVGGGPGDPELITVRGRRLLSRADVVVVDRLAPRELLGELAPEVEIVDAAKIPYGRAASQDVINSTLIERAKEGKFVVRLKGGDPYLFGRGFEEVLACAEAGVPVTMVPGITSAFAVPAAADVPVTHRGVAHEVVVVSGHVAPGDDRSLVDWDLLARMRGTIVLMMGVERLPQFAKALLDGGRPADTPVAIVEDGTMRTQRTLRSTLDKVAADAAAASVRPPAVIVIGPVAALAPADHT